A portion of the Nitratidesulfovibrio termitidis HI1 genome contains these proteins:
- the thiE gene encoding thiamine phosphate synthase, with protein MPRILPGSTPEADIYCLTDDGLSRGRSAVDVVAAMLRGGARIVQYREKDKHAGEMLRECQELRRMTREAGACFIVNDHVDIAMLCDADGVHVGQGDLPVPAVRQLVGPGRIIGLSTHSPEQARAAVASGADYIGVGPIFATKTKKDVCAPVGFEYLDWVVGNIALPFVAIGGIKLHNIGQVAAHGARCCALVSEIVGADDVAACLAQARAAMGAPQG; from the coding sequence ATGCCGCGCATCCTTCCCGGCAGCACGCCGGAGGCCGACATCTACTGCCTGACCGATGACGGGCTGTCGCGCGGGCGGTCCGCCGTGGACGTGGTGGCCGCCATGCTGCGCGGGGGCGCGCGCATCGTGCAGTACCGCGAAAAGGACAAGCACGCCGGGGAGATGCTGCGCGAGTGTCAGGAGTTGCGCCGCATGACCCGCGAGGCCGGTGCCTGTTTCATCGTCAACGACCACGTGGACATCGCCATGCTGTGCGACGCCGACGGCGTGCACGTGGGGCAGGGGGACCTGCCCGTGCCAGCGGTGCGGCAACTGGTGGGGCCGGGGCGCATCATCGGGCTGTCCACCCATTCGCCGGAGCAGGCCCGCGCTGCCGTGGCAAGCGGGGCGGACTACATCGGCGTGGGGCCGATTTTCGCCACCAAGACCAAGAAGGACGTCTGCGCACCGGTGGGCTTCGAATACCTGGACTGGGTTGTGGGCAACATTGCGCTGCCCTTCGTGGCCATTGGCGGCATCAAGCTGCATAACATCGGGCAGGTTGCCGCGCACGGCGCGCGGTGCTGCGCGCTGGTTTCCGAAATCGTGGGCGCGGACGATGTCGCCGCCTGTTTGGCACAGGCGCGCGCGGCCATGGGTGCGCCGCAGGGGTAG
- the thiF gene encoding sulfur carrier protein ThiS adenylyltransferase ThiF, translated as MSILSDGLARYLEHDHLERMAAARVGIAGAGGLGSNCAAMLVRSGLRRLVVADRDVVEPSNLNRQQYQPFHLGKSKVDALAESLRVIEPRLVVTARRVDLTPTNVADVFAGCNILVEALDDPEAKRMFVEAALEMGAFVVSASGMGGWGGPAMQMRRMGERMVLVGDFTSEVGHDLPPLAPRVTMAAAMQADAVIAHILGPCPGFV; from the coding sequence GTGAGCATTCTTTCCGACGGTCTCGCCCGGTATCTCGAACATGACCACCTTGAACGCATGGCCGCGGCCCGCGTGGGCATCGCGGGGGCAGGGGGCCTTGGCTCCAACTGCGCCGCCATGCTGGTGCGCAGCGGCCTGCGTCGTCTCGTGGTGGCCGACCGCGACGTGGTCGAACCCTCCAACCTCAATCGCCAGCAGTACCAGCCGTTTCATCTCGGCAAGTCCAAGGTGGACGCCCTGGCCGAAAGCCTGCGCGTCATCGAACCCCGCCTGGTGGTCACCGCCCGGCGCGTGGACCTGACCCCCACCAACGTGGCCGACGTGTTCGCGGGCTGCAACATTCTGGTGGAGGCCCTGGACGACCCCGAAGCCAAGCGCATGTTCGTGGAGGCCGCGCTGGAAATGGGCGCCTTCGTGGTGTCCGCCTCCGGCATGGGCGGCTGGGGCGGCCCGGCCATGCAGATGCGCCGCATGGGCGAACGCATGGTGCTGGTGGGCGACTTCACCAGCGAGGTGGGCCATGACCTGCCGCCGCTGGCCCCGCGCGTGACCATGGCGGCGGCCATGCAGGCGGATGCGGTTATTGCCCACATACTTGGCCCTTGCCCCGGCTTTGTGTAA